Proteins encoded by one window of Aliivibrio wodanis:
- the rsmF gene encoding ribosomal RNA small subunit methyltransferase F, with translation MHDNIFLPEAFLTQVQETMPSHLSMEEFIAACKRPLRRSIRVNTLKNSVEEFKQRADEKQWKLEPVPWCDTGFWLTRPETDTVKLGSTAEHMSGLFYIQEASSMMPVTALLKDNDNIEMALDMASAPGSKTTQLAAGMKNQGALVANEFSSSRVKVLCSNVQRCGVSNVALTHFDGRVFGGWLPETFDSILLDAPCSGEGTIRKDPDAMHNWSPESVIEIGDTQRDLIESAFHALKPGGVMVYSTCTLNHQENQNICHHLVEQFGDAVTFEPLGDLFENAEKALTQEGFLHIYPQIFDSEGFFVAKIRKNSATVPPEVKKRLGKFPFTPASSKEAKDIETELNATLQLSIPEANELWIRDKEVWAFPKRMKPLIGEMRYHRIGFKLAETHKKGYRWQHEAIMALAEANNPTACELTIEQAREWYMGRDVRPETVDKGETIVTYCGAVIGLGKWVGNRIKNGLPRELVRDGNLF, from the coding sequence GTGCACGATAATATTTTTCTCCCTGAAGCCTTCTTAACACAAGTACAAGAAACCATGCCCTCTCACCTTTCAATGGAAGAGTTTATTGCCGCTTGTAAACGCCCTTTACGCCGTAGTATTCGTGTAAATACACTGAAAAACAGTGTAGAAGAGTTCAAACAACGTGCCGATGAAAAGCAATGGAAGCTAGAGCCTGTACCTTGGTGTGATACTGGATTTTGGCTCACAAGACCAGAAACTGATACCGTTAAATTAGGCAGTACTGCCGAACACATGTCAGGGCTATTCTATATTCAAGAAGCCAGCTCTATGATGCCAGTGACTGCCTTATTAAAAGACAATGACAACATTGAAATGGCATTAGACATGGCTTCTGCCCCTGGATCTAAAACCACACAACTTGCCGCTGGCATGAAAAACCAAGGCGCATTAGTTGCCAATGAATTTTCATCAAGCCGTGTAAAAGTATTGTGCTCTAACGTACAGCGTTGTGGTGTAAGTAATGTTGCCCTTACCCATTTTGATGGCCGTGTATTCGGCGGTTGGTTGCCTGAAACCTTCGATTCGATCTTATTAGACGCACCTTGTTCTGGTGAAGGAACCATTCGTAAAGATCCAGATGCTATGCATAACTGGAGCCCTGAATCAGTCATTGAAATTGGTGATACTCAGCGCGATCTAATCGAAAGTGCTTTTCATGCCCTTAAACCGGGTGGCGTGATGGTTTATTCAACCTGCACGTTGAATCATCAAGAAAATCAGAATATTTGCCATCATTTAGTCGAACAGTTTGGTGACGCGGTCACGTTTGAACCATTAGGTGATCTCTTTGAGAATGCAGAAAAAGCATTAACACAAGAAGGCTTCTTGCATATCTACCCACAGATCTTTGACAGCGAAGGCTTTTTTGTTGCTAAAATTCGTAAAAACTCTGCAACAGTACCTCCAGAAGTTAAAAAACGTTTAGGTAAGTTCCCCTTTACTCCTGCCTCAAGTAAAGAAGCCAAGGACATAGAAACAGAATTAAATGCCACCTTACAACTCTCAATTCCAGAAGCGAACGAGCTATGGATCAGAGATAAAGAAGTATGGGCCTTCCCTAAGCGTATGAAACCACTTATTGGTGAAATGCGTTATCACCGTATTGGTTTTAAACTGGCAGAAACCCATAAAAAAGGATATCGCTGGCAGCACGAAGCAATCATGGCATTAGCAGAAGCAAACAACCCAACTGCATGTGAATTAACCATTGAACAAGCGCGTGAATGGTATATGGGCCGTGATGTTCGCCCTGAAACTGTAGACAAAGGCGAAACCATTGTTACTTATTGTGGTGCCGTTATTGGCCTTGGAAAATGGGTAGGTAATCGCATTAAAAATGGACTACCAAGAGAGTTAGTTCGTGATGGGAATTTATTCTAA
- a CDS encoding membrane protein, with protein MPSQYRINRIVDIGDTLHRCGCAPYKVERYTMFYANKHGVNCMIQATPTAINYQFPDDNNAVILKRHKPASIDLGLLANTIIRLQQPLSETPPPPAEGVHFPTWVVALANILIPPAFLMLVGSTYEALWVSFLLGFVVWACQAVCTKRRSLAVEFFSAVIVTLIVTFIASLGIPIPVLALCIAAIVLFVPGLSIANALECLAFNDLVSGTSLLGQCFLTLIKLFIGIIIGLHVGEALWGVPEYTDYQNEFPIWLQIIGLPIISFSIGVMFKARPKDMIYSLPVAVLGMWGPFYLGFDGGWVVGTWVTTVLITLYGTWIAKKLNLTGIIFIMQGIIILVPGSRVLVSASQSVFEASILPIPSIGLSALFMFSAIVAGQVTAYSIYSPKIERD; from the coding sequence ATGCCTTCGCAGTATAGAATAAATAGGATTGTCGATATTGGAGATACACTACACCGCTGTGGATGTGCTCCTTATAAAGTAGAACGCTACACCATGTTTTACGCCAATAAGCATGGTGTAAACTGTATGATCCAAGCAACACCTACCGCTATTAATTATCAATTTCCTGATGATAACAACGCTGTAATCTTAAAACGGCATAAACCAGCAAGTATTGACTTAGGGCTCCTAGCCAATACCATCATCCGCTTACAACAGCCACTCAGTGAGACACCACCTCCGCCAGCTGAAGGTGTTCATTTTCCTACTTGGGTTGTTGCACTTGCCAATATCCTTATTCCTCCTGCTTTCTTAATGTTAGTTGGCTCAACTTATGAAGCATTATGGGTAAGCTTTTTACTTGGTTTTGTCGTTTGGGCTTGCCAAGCAGTTTGCACTAAACGTCGTAGTCTAGCTGTTGAGTTTTTTAGCGCCGTGATTGTCACCTTGATTGTCACTTTCATTGCCAGTCTTGGTATCCCCATACCCGTTCTGGCTCTCTGCATTGCTGCTATCGTCCTTTTTGTTCCCGGCCTCTCCATTGCAAACGCCCTAGAGTGTTTAGCTTTCAATGATCTTGTTTCAGGAACCAGTTTGCTTGGTCAATGCTTCTTAACACTGATTAAACTCTTTATTGGTATTATCATTGGATTACATGTTGGTGAAGCGCTATGGGGAGTTCCTGAATATACAGATTATCAAAATGAATTCCCTATTTGGCTGCAAATTATCGGCCTTCCTATTATTTCATTTTCTATCGGCGTCATGTTTAAAGCTCGCCCAAAAGATATGATTTATAGCCTCCCTGTTGCCGTATTGGGTATGTGGGGTCCCTTTTATCTGGGCTTTGATGGCGGATGGGTCGTTGGCACCTGGGTTACCACAGTACTAATCACACTATACGGTACATGGATAGCAAAAAAATTAAATCTAACTGGTATTATTTTTATTATGCAAGGGATCATTATTTTAGTCCCAGGTAGCAGAGTGTTAGTTAGTGCCAGCCAAAGTGTTTTTGAGGCCTCTATATTACCCATTCCAAGTATTGGTTTATCTGCCCTCTTTATGTTCTCAGCTATTGTTGCAGGACAAGTAACTGCCTATTCAATTTACTCACCTAAAATAGAACGAGATTAA
- the yeiP gene encoding elongation factor P-like protein: MPKASDIKKGSAIELNGKVFFIKEISKLTPSGRAGASLYRMRMYDVATGLKADESFKADEVISLADFSRRSATFSYIDGNEYVFMDAEDYTPYSFNKEAIEEELLFITEETQGLQVLIVNEAPVAIELPSSVDLEIVETDPSIKGASASARTKPATLTTGLTVQVPEYIANGEKIKINTSEHKFMSRA; this comes from the coding sequence ATGCCAAAGGCAAGTGACATTAAAAAAGGTTCAGCAATTGAACTGAACGGAAAAGTATTTTTCATTAAAGAAATCAGCAAGCTAACACCAAGTGGTCGTGCTGGTGCATCATTGTACCGTATGCGTATGTACGATGTAGCTACTGGTTTAAAAGCAGATGAAAGCTTTAAAGCAGATGAAGTAATTAGTCTTGCTGATTTTAGCCGCCGTAGTGCAACATTCTCATACATTGATGGTAATGAGTATGTATTTATGGATGCTGAAGATTACACGCCATATAGCTTTAATAAAGAAGCGATTGAAGAAGAGTTACTTTTCATTACTGAAGAGACTCAAGGTCTACAAGTTCTGATTGTTAATGAAGCACCTGTAGCCATTGAACTGCCTTCTTCTGTTGACCTTGAAATTGTTGAGACAGATCCTTCAATTAAAGGTGCATCAGCAAGTGCTCGTACTAAGCCTGCAACCTTAACAACAGGTTTGACAGTACAAGTTCCTGAGTATATTGCTAATGGCGAAAAAATCAAAATTAACACCTCTGAACACAAATTCATGAGTCGTGCTTAA
- a CDS encoding membrane associated GGDEF protein, with amino-acid sequence MKTNNNLKKISLFICVSVAIFFYILRPFQLIEPKPEKKAAEKRFLPDDLLKNLPYSVDILNARDISYRDAAMALEKVSQLDAKGVFNHGAIYRTYYFLILRNIALLEGDRDKINYYNVELSLLAKNHEFPWLKAELIIDAGIELLKKGKMDEGIVLIEKAIMLSKSVNYNYLLVKAYNTLGVAYNIQSQYVKALEYYHLGIKLGRDYPSHSYNSKLIANLGLIYIYLEEWDKALDYIDRSSYLYTQSKIIDGVSIVINNVNLSYIYFNLGDAEKTRIYYDKGANQLDSTEDVRIVGLMRKTEADTLWIEDRYKESLAVANRCLQLPEIETVPQQHGLCLIAKSRTEIYFGNIEIAIKSLELALERLESINNASYVIKTYQLLAEAYEQSGNTELAYKYFKLYAKLDKDILFDRRQSEVYHLEEQFNTKQIKKNMELTNTQSELKTLYVEKQKLRTRVVASILILVGFGLFFLIRRNFTIEKEKEVLVEQSTTDALTGLNNRHYYNHALKELELNKALHEKKVFTAAVLDIDHFKAVNDTYGHDIGDAVLQNVAARLTAVIDDSDILVRWGGEEFVCLLPESKFYGCEVKLERLRMAISQLPISIDHIQKDLIVTISIGAIKNLTIDDVLYINKESLQLADVCLYRAKQEGRNRVVFESKEQLNRDKIQLCST; translated from the coding sequence ATGAAAACAAATAATAACTTAAAGAAAATCAGTCTGTTTATTTGTGTATCTGTGGCGATATTTTTTTATATATTACGTCCATTTCAGTTGATCGAACCAAAACCAGAAAAGAAAGCAGCAGAGAAACGTTTCCTACCTGACGATCTATTAAAAAATTTACCTTATAGTGTCGATATTCTTAATGCAAGAGATATATCTTATAGAGATGCAGCGATGGCTCTGGAAAAGGTAAGTCAGCTTGATGCAAAGGGAGTATTTAATCATGGAGCCATATATCGTACTTATTATTTCTTGATCTTAAGAAACATAGCCTTACTTGAAGGTGATAGAGATAAGATAAATTATTATAATGTAGAATTAAGTTTATTAGCTAAGAATCATGAATTTCCTTGGCTTAAAGCAGAGCTGATTATTGATGCTGGTATTGAGTTGTTAAAAAAAGGAAAAATGGATGAGGGAATAGTATTAATTGAAAAGGCTATAATGCTTTCCAAATCAGTTAATTATAATTACCTTTTAGTTAAAGCCTATAACACGCTCGGTGTTGCTTACAATATTCAATCTCAATACGTAAAAGCATTAGAGTATTATCATTTAGGGATAAAGCTTGGTAGGGATTACCCTAGCCACAGTTATAATAGTAAACTTATTGCCAATCTTGGTTTGATATATATTTATCTTGAAGAGTGGGATAAAGCCTTAGATTATATTGATAGATCTTCGTATTTATATACTCAATCTAAGATTATTGATGGCGTTAGTATAGTGATCAATAATGTTAATCTGTCTTATATTTATTTTAATCTAGGTGATGCTGAAAAAACGCGTATTTATTATGATAAAGGGGCGAATCAATTAGATTCAACGGAAGATGTTCGTATCGTAGGATTAATGCGAAAAACAGAAGCGGATACGCTCTGGATCGAAGATAGATACAAAGAATCATTAGCCGTTGCAAACCGTTGTCTACAATTACCTGAAATCGAAACAGTACCACAACAACACGGCCTTTGTTTGATCGCAAAATCACGAACTGAAATATATTTTGGAAATATAGAGATTGCAATTAAATCTTTAGAGTTGGCATTAGAGCGACTTGAATCTATTAATAATGCTTCTTATGTGATTAAAACGTATCAATTATTGGCTGAAGCTTATGAACAATCAGGCAACACTGAATTGGCATATAAATATTTTAAACTTTATGCAAAATTGGATAAAGATATCTTATTTGATCGTCGACAAAGTGAGGTTTATCACTTAGAAGAGCAGTTTAATACAAAGCAAATTAAGAAAAACATGGAGCTAACGAACACTCAAAGTGAGCTAAAAACACTTTATGTTGAAAAGCAGAAATTAAGAACCAGAGTGGTTGCATCAATCTTGATTTTAGTTGGCTTTGGTCTGTTTTTTTTAATTCGTCGTAACTTTACCATCGAAAAAGAAAAAGAGGTATTAGTAGAGCAAAGCACAACAGATGCACTGACGGGATTAAACAATCGTCATTATTACAATCATGCACTTAAAGAATTAGAGTTAAATAAAGCCCTTCATGAGAAGAAAGTCTTTACTGCTGCCGTGCTTGATATTGATCATTTTAAAGCCGTGAATGATACTTATGGGCATGATATAGGTGATGCTGTTTTACAAAACGTTGCCGCACGTTTAACGGCTGTGATTGATGATTCAGATATATTGGTCCGTTGGGGTGGTGAAGAATTTGTTTGTCTACTGCCAGAATCAAAATTCTATGGCTGTGAGGTTAAGCTAGAGCGTTTACGAATGGCGATAAGTCAGTTACCGATTAGCATTGATCATATTCAGAAAGATCTAATAGTGACCATTTCTATTGGAGCAATAAAAAACCTTACCATTGATGATGTGCTCTATATTAATAAAGAGTCTCTGCAATTGGCTGATGTGTGCTTATACCGTGCGAAGCAAGAAGGTCGAAATCGAGTTGTATTTGAGTCAAAAGAACAGCTAAACAGAGATAAAATACAACTTTGCAGCACATAA
- a CDS encoding membrane associated GGDEF protein, which yields MRMKSLNNIKIITIFIVVSVVTFFLILRPFQIEKPKPIATEAVPVFMPDHQLLMLPYGSRVLALRDLSRSDAKRAAMMLNLMDEKGIFGRESIYRVYYFMVLGNIALHKGDDNKARYYAQQLKEFAKNNNMIWVEADSLVELAIEHLKKGEIEKGINKAEYAIELAKGINYEYLLIKAYNTIGAAYNIKSQYSKALYYFHQGVKLAESYPEHIYNSKLISNLALIYIHLQEWDKALVNIDKAKELYNISMLNELSVLGILDINASYVYFNLENAKQARKYYDMAKKEITTSDSVRLNALLLKALSELYWLENNYKEALVTANRCINYDGINTAPLQKGLCLKIKAKVDLEYKNIDDAIESLVEATNIFTVIESKVYLNEVYELLSIAYEEKGFPILALDYYKLYSKGNERILFDRRQSEVFHLEEEFNTEQIQKNMKLIKTQNELNNLYVEKQQLRTRIVSTIVILVALGLFKLVRHNFSIVREKEALLEQSTKDALTDLNNRHYYESAIQQLDQNKAFYRDKHFTVAIIDIDHFKRVNDTYGHDVGDKVLINIASYMQSIIAEPDVLVRWGGEEFVCLFMTSGNNDCEIRLNRLRVAISQLAIAISDKETLTITVSIGALQNLMIDDVIHRNTESLRLADQYLYQAKEEGRNKVIIFSHGVDEQKKWH from the coding sequence ATGCGCATGAAAAGTTTGAATAACATAAAAATAATTACGATCTTTATTGTTGTCTCTGTCGTGACTTTTTTCCTGATTTTACGTCCCTTTCAAATAGAAAAGCCTAAGCCTATTGCTACTGAAGCGGTCCCAGTTTTTATGCCTGATCATCAATTATTAATGCTTCCTTATGGTAGCCGGGTTCTTGCTTTGCGTGATTTATCTCGAAGTGATGCAAAGCGAGCTGCGATGATGCTTAATCTGATGGATGAGAAAGGGATCTTCGGTCGAGAGTCAATCTATCGTGTTTATTATTTTATGGTATTAGGAAATATAGCTCTACATAAAGGTGATGATAATAAAGCAAGGTATTATGCTCAACAATTAAAAGAGTTTGCTAAAAATAATAATATGATTTGGGTGGAGGCTGATTCTTTAGTTGAGCTTGCTATTGAACACCTTAAAAAAGGAGAAATAGAAAAAGGGATCAATAAAGCGGAGTATGCTATTGAATTAGCAAAAGGTATTAACTATGAATACTTATTAATTAAAGCCTATAATACAATAGGTGCTGCTTATAATATAAAATCACAATATTCAAAAGCCTTATATTACTTTCATCAAGGGGTAAAGCTCGCAGAATCATATCCTGAGCATATATATAACAGTAAGTTGATATCTAATTTAGCCCTTATTTACATTCATTTGCAAGAGTGGGATAAAGCATTAGTAAATATAGATAAAGCAAAAGAACTTTATAATATAAGTATGCTTAATGAATTAAGTGTTCTTGGTATTTTAGATATAAATGCATCCTATGTGTATTTTAATTTGGAAAATGCAAAACAGGCTCGTAAATATTACGATATGGCGAAAAAAGAGATAACCACTTCTGACTCTGTACGATTAAATGCATTACTATTAAAGGCATTGTCTGAATTGTACTGGCTTGAAAATAATTATAAAGAGGCCTTGGTTACTGCTAATCGTTGTATTAATTATGATGGCATTAATACTGCACCACTGCAAAAAGGCTTATGTTTAAAAATAAAGGCAAAAGTAGATCTTGAATATAAAAATATAGATGATGCAATCGAAAGTTTAGTTGAAGCAACAAACATATTTACGGTAATTGAAAGTAAAGTCTATCTTAATGAAGTGTATGAATTGTTATCGATAGCTTATGAAGAGAAAGGCTTTCCAATATTAGCGCTTGACTATTACAAGTTATATTCCAAAGGTAATGAGCGTATTTTATTTGATCGTCGTCAGAGTGAAGTATTTCATTTAGAAGAAGAATTTAATACAGAACAAATTCAAAAGAACATGAAATTAATTAAAACTCAGAATGAGCTTAATAATTTGTATGTAGAAAAACAGCAACTCAGAACTCGTATTGTTTCTACTATTGTTATTCTTGTCGCTTTAGGTTTGTTTAAACTGGTTCGACATAATTTTAGTATTGTAAGAGAAAAAGAAGCTTTGCTTGAGCAGAGCACTAAAGATGCATTAACAGACTTAAATAACCGACATTATTATGAAAGTGCAATCCAACAATTAGATCAAAATAAAGCCTTTTATAGAGATAAACACTTTACTGTCGCGATTATCGATATTGATCATTTTAAACGCGTTAATGATACCTATGGTCATGATGTTGGAGACAAAGTATTGATTAATATTGCATCATATATGCAGTCGATTATTGCAGAACCGGATGTTTTAGTGCGTTGGGGAGGTGAAGAATTTGTCTGCCTATTTATGACCTCTGGAAATAATGATTGTGAGATAAGGTTAAACCGATTACGCGTAGCCATTAGTCAATTAGCAATCGCGATCAGTGATAAAGAGACATTAACGATTACGGTATCTATTGGCGCTCTACAAAATTTAATGATTGATGATGTGATCCACAGAAACACAGAATCACTTCGTTTAGCTGACCAATACCTATACCAGGCGAAAGAAGAGGGAAGAAATAAAGTGATCATATTCTCTCATGGGGTGGATGAGCAGAAAAAATGGCATTAA
- a CDS encoding membrane protein yields MTILFLLQASLVVGGLLFLYMLISLWRRKRESEKNTNVIAIGLIGGFANFCDTLGVGSFAIKTAGYKQFKLLDDKDLPGTMNAQATMATVFQALIFLTAVNVDLTTLLSLIVSACVGATVGARLVSNFDRQLIRLIMTGALFIVALLMFAGQFHLFPLGGDALGLTGEKLTIAIIGNFIFGALMTVGIGLYAPCMTMIYLLGMNPLAAFPIMMCSCAFLCFFSSGNFIKKEALNSRAALVVAITGSIGVFIAAFIVKSLDVEMLSWLVSFVVLYTAITMFRSWQQGRERTVTN; encoded by the coding sequence ATGACCATTCTATTTTTACTACAAGCAAGTCTCGTTGTTGGAGGCTTGCTTTTTCTTTATATGCTAATCTCATTATGGCGTCGTAAAAGAGAATCAGAAAAAAACACGAATGTGATAGCAATTGGCCTTATCGGTGGTTTTGCTAATTTCTGTGACACATTAGGTGTGGGTAGTTTTGCTATTAAAACAGCAGGCTACAAGCAATTTAAACTGCTTGATGATAAAGATCTGCCAGGAACAATGAACGCCCAAGCAACAATGGCGACCGTTTTTCAAGCCTTAATCTTTTTAACTGCGGTAAATGTAGATTTAACTACCTTATTGAGCTTAATTGTGTCTGCGTGTGTAGGGGCAACGGTTGGTGCGCGTTTAGTTTCTAATTTTGATCGACAATTGATCCGTTTAATAATGACGGGAGCATTGTTTATCGTTGCATTATTAATGTTCGCAGGTCAGTTTCACCTTTTCCCATTAGGGGGGGATGCCCTTGGTTTAACAGGGGAGAAGTTAACAATCGCTATTATTGGTAACTTTATATTTGGTGCTTTAATGACAGTTGGGATTGGTTTATACGCACCATGCATGACAATGATCTATTTATTAGGAATGAACCCATTAGCCGCTTTTCCAATTATGATGTGTTCATGTGCTTTCTTATGTTTTTTCTCATCAGGGAATTTTATTAAAAAAGAAGCCTTAAACTCAAGAGCGGCTTTAGTAGTAGCAATTACAGGTTCTATTGGTGTATTTATCGCGGCATTTATTGTTAAGTCATTGGATGTTGAAATGTTGTCGTGGTTGGTCTCTTTTGTCGTTTTATACACCGCAATCACCATGTTTCGCTCATGGCAACAAGGGCGAGAGAGAACTGTGACTAATTAG
- a CDS encoding Methyl-accepting chemotaxis protein: protein MNKLPMKVKFFLIAIIPMLLVLIVSLSITVSLQKDALEQEVNNYQDVLLSERKKQLKDNVLVGKAVVEDIITKHGVTEKSKTLALEALVNARFGEAGSGYFFVFDGSGTYVVHAEKRSMIGKSGMGLTDPNGVKIVVGLQNAARNGGGFVPYVYEKPGSSSPQPKISYSSPINGSKWFIGTGVYIDDINTSVANYREDAQQRLRHQIKLVLLWSIGLLIMTIVVMNYVAYKVTAPLRSMLSTFEDIANGEGDLTHRVNAEGKDEIAKLGQAFDLFVSKLHGIMSEVSATTGQVSQAATTINQQTEHLKSQLEEHNQETEQVVTAVTEMSSTAHEVAQNANQVSNATSDANKDAKEAQDKVTISTESINSLEMNVEKTSHHMGSLHDQSQKINGVLQVIGEIAEQTNLLALNAAIEAARAGEQGRGFAVVADEVRNLASRTQGSTHEIKVMLDELHQFVQQAVSSMNESQATCGLVVSSSSDISSGLNAVSNAVESINDMTAHIATAATEQSSVTEEINRNLVSIRTIVSSLVESSYDSSKVANELTDAGNQLQQLVKQFKL, encoded by the coding sequence ATGAATAAGTTACCAATGAAAGTGAAGTTTTTTTTAATTGCGATTATTCCAATGTTGCTTGTATTAATTGTGTCACTATCAATTACGGTTAGCTTGCAAAAAGACGCATTAGAGCAAGAGGTTAATAACTATCAAGATGTGTTGCTCAGTGAAAGAAAAAAACAATTAAAAGATAATGTATTGGTCGGTAAGGCAGTAGTAGAAGATATTATTACTAAACATGGCGTGACAGAAAAGAGTAAAACATTGGCTTTAGAAGCACTTGTTAACGCTCGTTTTGGTGAGGCGGGTAGTGGGTATTTTTTCGTGTTTGATGGTTCAGGCACTTATGTAGTTCACGCTGAAAAACGCTCAATGATAGGCAAATCAGGAATGGGATTAACGGATCCTAATGGCGTTAAAATTGTTGTAGGGTTACAAAATGCGGCAAGAAATGGAGGTGGTTTTGTACCATACGTCTATGAAAAGCCAGGCTCTAGCTCTCCACAACCAAAAATTTCCTACTCATCTCCAATCAATGGCTCAAAATGGTTTATTGGTACTGGTGTTTATATTGATGACATTAATACTTCAGTTGCCAATTATAGAGAAGATGCTCAGCAGCGTTTAAGGCATCAAATTAAGTTAGTTTTACTATGGAGTATTGGCCTGCTAATCATGACGATTGTAGTGATGAACTATGTTGCTTATAAAGTAACTGCGCCACTTCGTAGCATGCTGTCAACATTTGAAGATATTGCTAACGGTGAAGGGGATTTAACACATAGAGTTAACGCTGAAGGTAAAGATGAGATCGCGAAGTTAGGCCAGGCATTTGATTTATTTGTTTCAAAGCTTCATGGAATAATGTCAGAAGTATCAGCAACAACAGGTCAGGTTTCTCAAGCGGCAACTACAATCAATCAGCAAACTGAGCATCTAAAATCTCAATTAGAAGAACATAATCAAGAAACAGAGCAAGTAGTAACCGCAGTTACAGAAATGAGTTCAACGGCTCATGAGGTCGCTCAAAACGCAAACCAAGTATCTAATGCAACCAGTGATGCAAATAAAGATGCCAAAGAAGCTCAAGATAAAGTGACTATATCTACTGAATCAATTAATTCGCTAGAAATGAATGTAGAAAAAACCAGTCATCATATGGGCTCGTTACATGATCAATCACAGAAGATAAATGGTGTTCTTCAAGTTATTGGTGAAATTGCAGAACAAACAAATTTACTAGCATTGAATGCTGCTATTGAAGCGGCTCGAGCTGGTGAGCAAGGACGTGGTTTTGCAGTAGTTGCTGATGAAGTGCGTAATTTAGCAAGCCGTACACAAGGCAGTACTCATGAAATAAAAGTCATGCTTGATGAGCTTCATCAGTTTGTTCAACAAGCAGTTTCTTCAATGAATGAGAGCCAAGCAACTTGTGGTCTTGTAGTTAGTTCATCATCTGATATTAGCTCGGGTCTTAATGCAGTAAGTAACGCTGTCGAATCTATCAATGATATGACTGCACATATTGCAACAGCAGCGACAGAGCAAAGCTCGGTAACAGAAGAAATCAACCGAAATTTAGTTTCAATTCGTACTATTGTTTCTTCATTAGTTGAGTCAAGTTATGATTCAAGCAAAGTGGCGAATGAGTTAACCGATGCCGGCAATCAGTTACAACAATTGGTGAAACAATTTAAGTTATAA